In Gadus macrocephalus chromosome 4, ASM3116895v1, the following proteins share a genomic window:
- the mtfp1 gene encoding mitochondrial fission process protein 1 has translation MIEVKGMTPSEDPPSKAVDIYRDTWVRFLGYANEVGEAFRALVPVSMVRATYGVATVYVTADAVDKGKKAAAAHGDGPGRTAKVAAAVVDTFVWQALASVAIPGFTINRVCAGSLYLLGRTTKWPLPVRKWTTTAIGLSTIPFIITPIDRSVDLLLDASLRKIYGGGEKQD, from the exons ATGATAGAAGTGAAGGGCATGACTCCAAGTGAAGACCCCCCCTCTAAAGCGGTCGACATCTATCGTGACACATGGGTTCGCTTTTTAG GCTATGCCAACGAGGTGGGCGAGGCTTTCCGGGCCCTGGTGCCGGTCAGCATGGTAAGGGCCACCTATGGTGTGGCCACCGTCTATGTCACCGCTGACGCTGTGGACAAAGGGAAGAAGGCGGCGGCG GCCCATGGAGACGGCCCTGGGAGGACAGCCAAGGTGGCTGCTGCTGTGGTCGACACCTTTGTGTGGCAAGCCCTTGCGTCTGTGGCCATCCCCGGTTTCACCATAAACCGTGTGTGTGCCGGCTCGCTCTACCTGCTGGGCCGCACCACCAAGTGGCCCCTGCCCGTCCGCAAGTGGACCACCACGGCCATCGGCCTGTCCACCATCCCCTTCATCATCACTCCCATAGACAG ATCTGTAGACTTGCTGCTGGACGCCAGCCTTCGGAAGATCtacgggggaggagagaagcagGACTGA